One Epidermidibacterium keratini DNA segment encodes these proteins:
- the wrbA gene encoding NAD(P)H:quinone oxidoreductase codes for MTNLAVIYYSATGSVHALAQALADGASGEGATVRLRRVPELAPAAAIDANPAWRDYVDNVAPGVPEATLEDLEWADGYAFGTPSRFGTPAAQLKQFIDTTGGLWQQGTLAGKPVTTFVSAINRHGGAEATILSLNNVFYHWGSILVPPGYTDSAVYGAGGNPYGTAHTTGMPAEPATEQALVAARYQGARLARIAAALSADTLVAAG; via the coding sequence ATGACCAACCTGGCCGTCATCTACTACAGCGCGACCGGATCGGTGCACGCGCTTGCCCAGGCACTCGCCGACGGTGCCTCGGGCGAAGGGGCGACGGTGCGTCTGCGCCGGGTGCCCGAGCTCGCCCCCGCGGCCGCGATCGATGCCAACCCGGCCTGGCGTGACTACGTCGACAACGTCGCGCCCGGCGTACCCGAGGCAACTCTCGAGGACCTGGAATGGGCCGACGGCTACGCGTTTGGTACGCCGAGCCGGTTCGGTACGCCGGCGGCGCAGCTCAAGCAGTTCATCGACACCACAGGCGGTCTGTGGCAGCAGGGCACCCTCGCCGGCAAGCCAGTGACCACGTTCGTGTCCGCGATCAACCGGCACGGTGGCGCGGAGGCCACGATCCTCTCGTTGAACAACGTCTTCTACCACTGGGGATCGATCCTGGTGCCGCCCGGCTACACCGACAGCGCGGTGTACGGCGCGGGCGGAAACCCTTATGGCACCGCACATACCACCGGAATGCCCGCCGAGCCGGCGACTGAGCAGGCGCTCGTCGCCGCGCGCTACCAGGGCGCTCGGTTGGCCCGCATCGCCGCCGCGCTCAGTGCCGACACGCTCGTGGCGGCGGGGTAG
- a CDS encoding MarR family winged helix-turn-helix transcriptional regulator translates to MPGSSTPSDRTADMVLAGLLLEAASGLRRELGEIHAQQGLLGREFDALLRLYQSPENELRMTELARQTLTSTSGATALIDRLQKRGLVVRNTDPDDRRSFRAQLTDSGREAVEHDMSAVLPVIRRLIVEPLGSSRASFERQLRKVRDIANPQAAP, encoded by the coding sequence ATGCCAGGCTCGTCGACACCTTCGGACCGCACCGCTGACATGGTGCTCGCCGGGCTGCTGCTCGAGGCCGCTAGCGGGCTGCGCCGCGAGCTGGGCGAGATCCACGCTCAGCAGGGGCTGCTCGGGCGCGAGTTTGACGCGCTCCTGCGGCTGTATCAGTCGCCAGAAAACGAACTACGGATGACCGAGCTGGCACGGCAGACCCTGACGTCGACCAGCGGCGCGACCGCCTTGATCGACCGCCTGCAAAAGCGTGGTCTCGTCGTCCGCAACACCGACCCGGACGACCGGCGCAGCTTCCGGGCCCAGCTCACCGACTCAGGTCGCGAGGCCGTCGAGCACGACATGTCCGCCGTACTCCCGGTCATCCGGCGGCTGATCGTCGAGCCACTTGGGTCCAGTCGCGCATCCTTTGAGAGACAGCTGCGGAAGGTTCGAGATATCGCCAACCCGCAGGCCGCCCCCTAA
- a CDS encoding fructosamine kinase family protein, with amino-acid sequence MREFVKRSSTAPAGYFAWEAAGLRWLADAHGAPVVGVLDVSDDSLTLQRLDSARPTSASAREFGAGLARTHNAGASAFGVGPDDYTGPGFFGPLERPLEMTLQAWPSYGEFYAARIEQMLDHCPNPAAFRSGVRKVSDRLRGGDFDDTAGDPARVHGDLWSGNLMWTDRGGVLIDPAAHGGHHESDLAMLHLFGAPHLDAIIEGYAAVRPLADGWRERIALHQIYPLLAHVALFGEGYAAQTHRALERALLAPAR; translated from the coding sequence ATGCGCGAGTTCGTCAAGCGCTCCTCCACCGCCCCCGCTGGCTACTTTGCTTGGGAGGCAGCGGGTCTGCGCTGGCTCGCCGACGCGCACGGCGCCCCGGTGGTCGGCGTACTCGACGTCTCTGACGACTCACTGACTTTGCAGCGACTGGACAGCGCCCGCCCCACGTCGGCCTCAGCTCGCGAGTTCGGCGCAGGGCTTGCCCGCACCCACAATGCCGGCGCGTCGGCGTTCGGCGTCGGCCCGGACGACTACACAGGGCCGGGGTTCTTTGGGCCTCTCGAGCGGCCGCTGGAGATGACGCTGCAGGCATGGCCGTCGTACGGCGAGTTCTATGCCGCCCGGATCGAGCAGATGCTCGACCACTGCCCCAACCCCGCCGCCTTCCGGAGCGGAGTACGCAAAGTCAGCGACCGGTTGCGCGGCGGCGACTTCGACGACACCGCAGGCGATCCGGCGCGGGTGCACGGTGACCTCTGGAGCGGCAACCTCATGTGGACCGACCGCGGCGGCGTACTCATCGACCCAGCCGCACACGGCGGCCACCACGAGAGCGACCTGGCGATGCTGCATCTCTTCGGAGCGCCGCACCTGGACGCGATCATCGAGGGGTACGCCGCCGTGCGGCCGCTTGCCGACGGCTGGCGCGAACGCATCGCGCTGCACCAGATCTACCCACTGCTCGCCCATGTCGCGCTGTTTGGCGAGGGGTATGCCGCACAGACCCACCGCGCTCTCGAGCGGGCGTTGCTCGCACCCGCTCGATAA